The [Clostridium] celerecrescens 18A genomic sequence GGCTTTAAGTTCTGGATAGCAAACAGCAGCGCAATAGCCGTCAATGCCTTTTCCCCACCGGAAAGCTGCATCATATTCTGAAGCTTCTTGCCAGGCGGCTGGGATATGATTTGAATTCCTGCTTCCAGGATATCCTCATCCTCCACCAGCTCTAATGTGCCCCGTCCTCCTCCAAAAAGTTCCTTAAATACTTTATCAAACTCCTGCCGTATTTCCCGGAACTTTTCCTCGAATTGTTTTCTCATTCCCGTATCCAGTTCATCGATGATCTTTAACAGGGTGCCCTCTGCGGCTACCAGATCATCGTGCTGGGTCTTCATGAATTCATAGCGCTCTGATACCTCTTTATAATCCTCAATGGCATTGACATTGACATTGCCAAGCTTCCGGATCTCCTCTTTTAAGGACTGGATCATTCGTTTGATCTCTGGAAGTGATGTCCATTCCTGGTTCTTTAACTCCTTTGCAGTGGAGAAAGTCAGTACATATTCATTCCACATGTAATTGACATGGTTCTCCATCCACTCATCAAGCTTTTCCTTCTGGCTTTGCAAACGGAACAGTTCCTTATCCAAAAGGCTGATCCTTCCCGTAAGCTCTTCTCGTTTTCGGAACAGTTCCTTCTGCTCTCTGGAACTGGTCTCTTTTTGTGTGGACTTCTCATTTATGATGCCTTCCAGTTCTTCTGAATATACCCTTTCTTCCGCGATCCTGCCCTTTAATACCTCAATTTCTTTTTGTTTTTCTTCGATAATGGAATTAGAACCATGCGTTCCGTTTGAAAGCCCAGAAAGCTCCTCCTCCAGACGATGGGTTTCTTCCTTTACACGCCGGATATTTTCCAGTTCAAAATCATCCTTTTGCTTTAAACTTGAGGTTTTCAGCTGGACGGACGATAAGTCCTTAGAATACTGCTCACGGTCTGCCCTGGCGGTTTCAAGCCGGCCGTTTAAACGTTCCAGTTCTCCGACCGTATCCTGATTCTGTATCTCCAGCTTATCAATGGCTGAAAGAAGCTCTTGCTGGCTGACACTGATTTCACGTATCTGCACTTCAAGCTGGCCGTTTTCCCGCTCTAAGTCTCCGTAAGATTCCTTAATTTCTTCTTTTTTATCTTCAATCCTGCGTATATTTATTTTAACCGTATTTTGCCTTAAATAAAGCTGCTGTTTTTCTGCCCGGATCTTTTCCAGTTCCTCCCTGCTTTCCCCAAGGAGTCCCTCGCTTAACACCAGTTCTTTTTCCAGCCGTTCCACATCAGAAAGAGCCTTGGAGCAGATCTCTTCCAGTTCCTCCATCTCACGCTTGCGCCCTAAAAGATTGCTGGAATTTTTAAAGGCACCGCCCGTCATGGATCCGCCTACGCTGAGAAGCTCTCCTTCCAGTGTTACGATCCTGAAAGAATACTGGAACTTTTTTGCAAGTGCAATGGCGTGTTCAATGGTATCCACCACAACCACACGGCCCAGAAGATAATTTAAAAGGCCTTTATACCGGTCTTCCGCTTCCACCAGGGTACCCGCAACCCCCAGTACTCCCGGTTCCGTAAGAGCCCTGTCCTGGCGGAAGGAATCCCTGTTGCCAACGCTGGTTAAGGGAAGGAAGGTAGCTCTTCCATACCGGTTTTTCTTTAGATATTCAATAAGCTGCTTGGCAGTTTCTTCGGAATCAGTCACAATATTCTGAATGCTTCCGCCAAGAGCGGTCTCAATGGCAATTTCAAATTTTTTCGGTACCTTGACCAGATCCGCTACAACCCCGTGGATGCCATGGATCCTGTCCCTAACCTCCATGATACGGCGGATGCTGCCGCCATAGCCTTCATAACGCTCAGCTATATTTCTTAAAGACTCCAGCTTTGTATAACTGGTATGATATTCCTGCTGTTTGTCATTTAAGTTCTTGTTAAGCCTTTTGACCTCGCCTTCTAACTCCTCAGCCCGGTTCTCACTGAACGCCTGGGCTTCCTGGCTTTCTGAGATTTTGGCTTCTATCTCATCTGCTTCCTTTTGAAGAGCTTCCAGCCGCTCATCCTGTTCCGACTCATCACTTTTAAACTTTAAAAGCTTCTGGCAAACCTCAGAACGGCGCACATTCACCTGTTCCAGCATGGTTTCATACCGTTGTTGTTTTGCGGTTAAGGAAGCTTTTTCATTGAGGATATCAATGATGCCGCTCTTTCCTTCCTCAATCTGCTGTTCAAAAAGATGGATTTTCTCATCTTCTGAACACAGGACTACTTCTGCATCTTTCAGTTCATTTACGGCGGATTTCACCTGGTCGGCAATCAGGGAACGTTCTTCCTCATAAGTAGCAGCCTGAGACATTTTCATCTGGATTTCAGCATGAATAGCCCTCATGCGTCCGGCAATGTGCTCCGCATTCATCTGTTCCGTATTGATCTGTTCCTTTAGAACGTTGATCCGGCCTTCCAGACTTCCTATTTCCATGTTGGATTTATTTTTCTCATTGCCGGCCTTGCTGATAGCCTCTTCAAGCTCCGCTAAATATGTATCGAGAACATCATATTCTTCCCTGATGCCTTCTGATGTCTGCTTTGCCTCCTCCAGATCATGCGCTACAATGGTTTCCTTTTCCTGGTTTTCCTTCATCTGTACCTGGATTCCCTCGGTCTCCATCAGGAATTGGTTAACATCATACTTTTTTAAATCTTCTTTTAATCGCAGATATTCCTTTGCCGCCTCAGATTGCCTTGCCAGGGGGCCCACCTGCTTTTCAAGCTCTGTGAGGATGTCATTGACACGGATGAGGTTTTGTTTTTCATCTTCAAGCTTCTTCTGGGCAATGAGCTTGCGCCGTTTAAATTTAACGATGCCGGCGGCCTCATCAAATAATTCTCTTCGCTCCTCCGGCTTACCGCTTAAAATCTTATCAATCTGGCCCTGGCCGATAATGGAATAGCCTTCCTTACCGATTCCGGTATCATAGAACAATTCATAAATATCCTTTAAACGGCAGGCACTGCCATTGATCATGTACTCGCTTTCGCCGGAACGGTAAACCCTTCTTGATACTGTTACCTGGTCGTAATCAATGGCCAGATGATGATCGGAATTATCAAGGGTAATGGCAACATAGGCAAAGCCCTGAGGTTTTCTCAGTTCAGTTCCGGAGAAAATCACATCCTGCATGTTGGAGCTTCGAAGCTGCTTTACCTTTTGTTCACCAAGCACCCAGCGCACGGCATCGGCGACATTGCTCTTGCCGCTGCCGTTAGGGCCTACGATGCCGGTGATCCCATTATGAAATTCAAAGACGATCTTATTGGCAAAAGATTTAAAACCCTGGATTTCAATACTTTTTAAATACATAGTTCACGCCGACAGGCTCTACTGGACCTGCCCTTTCTTTTCCTTATTATTGTCCATGCTCTTTGGACATAGAGGTATACCCGCAGGGTGTTTCCTTATTATTAAGGCGGAGAATCCCATGATAGGCGGCCACCTGCTCCGCCGCTTTTTTTGTCCGTCCGGTCCCCTGACCGATTATCTCCTGGCCTATAAGGACTTGAGACTCAAATACCTTGTTATGATCCGGTCCCTCTTCCCGTAAAAGCTCATAGCTTAAGGGCTCGTCCGTCTTACTCTGCACGATCTCCTGTAAGATAGTCTTGCTATCATAAAAGAGCTGCTTATGTTCCAGATCATTCATGATGAATCGAAGGATAAACTCTTTTGCATTAGCAAAACCACCGTCCAGATAAATGGCCCCAATCAGCGCTTCCATAGCATCAGATACGATCGATGCACGTCCTCTGCCTCCGGTGGCTTCTTCCCCCTTGCCCAAAAGCAAGTATTCTCCAAGCCTTATATCCTCTGCACAATAGGCAAGAGTCGGTTCACAGACGATGCTGGCACGTATCTTTGTCAAATCCCCCTCCGGCTTTTCCGGA encodes the following:
- the smc gene encoding chromosome segregation protein SMC, which codes for MYLKSIEIQGFKSFANKIVFEFHNGITGIVGPNGSGKSNVADAVRWVLGEQKVKQLRSSNMQDVIFSGTELRKPQGFAYVAITLDNSDHHLAIDYDQVTVSRRVYRSGESEYMINGSACRLKDIYELFYDTGIGKEGYSIIGQGQIDKILSGKPEERRELFDEAAGIVKFKRRKLIAQKKLEDEKQNLIRVNDILTELEKQVGPLARQSEAAKEYLRLKEDLKKYDVNQFLMETEGIQVQMKENQEKETIVAHDLEEAKQTSEGIREEYDVLDTYLAELEEAISKAGNEKNKSNMEIGSLEGRINVLKEQINTEQMNAEHIAGRMRAIHAEIQMKMSQAATYEEERSLIADQVKSAVNELKDAEVVLCSEDEKIHLFEQQIEEGKSGIIDILNEKASLTAKQQRYETMLEQVNVRRSEVCQKLLKFKSDESEQDERLEALQKEADEIEAKISESQEAQAFSENRAEELEGEVKRLNKNLNDKQQEYHTSYTKLESLRNIAERYEGYGGSIRRIMEVRDRIHGIHGVVADLVKVPKKFEIAIETALGGSIQNIVTDSEETAKQLIEYLKKNRYGRATFLPLTSVGNRDSFRQDRALTEPGVLGVAGTLVEAEDRYKGLLNYLLGRVVVVDTIEHAIALAKKFQYSFRIVTLEGELLSVGGSMTGGAFKNSSNLLGRKREMEELEEICSKALSDVERLEKELVLSEGLLGESREELEKIRAEKQQLYLRQNTVKINIRRIEDKKEEIKESYGDLERENGQLEVQIREISVSQQELLSAIDKLEIQNQDTVGELERLNGRLETARADREQYSKDLSSVQLKTSSLKQKDDFELENIRRVKEETHRLEEELSGLSNGTHGSNSIIEEKQKEIEVLKGRIAEERVYSEELEGIINEKSTQKETSSREQKELFRKREELTGRISLLDKELFRLQSQKEKLDEWMENHVNYMWNEYVLTFSTAKELKNQEWTSLPEIKRMIQSLKEEIRKLGNVNVNAIEDYKEVSERYEFMKTQHDDLVAAEGTLLKIIDELDTGMRKQFEEKFREIRQEFDKVFKELFGGGRGTLELVEDEDILEAGIQIISQPPGKKLQNMMQLSGGEKALTAIALLFAIQNLKPSPFCLLDEIEAALDDSNVDRFAKYLHKLTKYTQFIVITHRRGTMLSADRLYGITMQEKGVSTLVSVNLIEEDLES
- the rnc gene encoding ribonuclease III encodes the protein MSRKLKELEERIGYRFSDSHLMTQAMTHSSYANEHRLNKLECNERLEFLGDSVLEVVSSDCLYHKYPEKPEGDLTKIRASIVCEPTLAYCAEDIRLGEYLLLGKGEEATGGRGRASIVSDAMEALIGAIYLDGGFANAKEFILRFIMNDLEHKQLFYDSKTILQEIVQSKTDEPLSYELLREEGPDHNKVFESQVLIGQEIIGQGTGRTKKAAEQVAAYHGILRLNNKETPCGYTSMSKEHGQ